From the Lathyrus oleraceus cultivar Zhongwan6 chromosome 4, CAAS_Psat_ZW6_1.0, whole genome shotgun sequence genome, one window contains:
- the LOC127136849 gene encoding uncharacterized protein LOC127136849, with product MFIRDCNFLGLDEGPEPGTRWTLVFNGSSNAKGHGIGAVITSSTGFHITFTTGLCFDCTNNMEEYKACIYGIEVTIDLRIKILEVFGDPALVISQAQGDWETQDKKLISYKENIVKLIPYFDEIIFHYISREENQLADALATPLSMFKVKWKNEAPGIHNDHLDEPAHCLAMEAEYDDKPWFYDIKRYLERQEYPEKASIIDKKALIRFSSKFFLNGDVLYKRNYDFVLLRCVDRLKTNMIIMKVYVLRGLLWLRRSFRLDIIGL from the coding sequence ATGTTCATCAGGGACTGCAATTTTCTAGGCCTAGACGAAGGACCCGAACCAGGAACACGATGGACGCTCGTGTTCAACGGTTCCTCTAATGCGAAAGGCCATGGAATAGGAGCAGTTATTACATCTTCGACTGGTTTTCACATTACATTCACCACCGGTTTATGCTTTGACTGCACCAATAATATGGAAGAATATAAAGCATGCATTTATGGTATTGAAGTAACCATCGATTTAAGAATCAAGATTCTTGAAGTGTTTGGAGACCCTGCTTTAGTAATAAGTCAAGCCCAAGGAGATTGGGAAACTCAGGATAAAAAGTTGATTTCGTACAAAGAAAACATCGTAAAACTGATTCCCTATTTTGATGAAATCATTTTTCATTACATTTCAAGGGAAGAGAATCAGTTAGCCGATGCTCTAGCTACTCCTTTATCCATGTTTAAAGTCAAGTGGAAGAACGAAGCACCTGGCATCCATAATGACCACTTGGACGAACCAGCACACTGCCTAGCAATGGAGGCTGAATATGACGATaagccttggttctatgacattAAGAGATATCTTGAAAGACAGGAATATCCCGAGAAAGCATCCATCATTGATAAGAAAGCTTTAATAAGGTTCTCTTCTAAGTTTTTCTTGAATGGGGATGTTTTAtacaagaggaattatgattttgtgttgctcagatgtgtggatagactCAAAACaaacatgatcattatgaaggTGTATGTACTAAGGGGCCTACTATGGCTAAGAAGATCCTTTAGGCTGGATATTATTGGACTATAA